A section of the Leptospira noumeaensis genome encodes:
- a CDS encoding TldD/PmbA family protein: protein MRNLLKECLAEESGFVELRYHHKESRSFHAERGRVESTALRKRTGVGVRVLEAGTWGFASTSEISKSSIQNAIQVAKKAARLSSALRKDKIPHLPKANFAVGDFIGKGIEDFRNRTVEEKLKLVLDIQNAATKQSTKLQSVGCGYSEIYEEKAIVTTDGADSFFSMVRPEFRVSAVAKEDGKMESGSHSIGVTGGWDCLFRSQSPTEISDEACKTAVDLLSSSLPDGGLSTVILSPSIVGLLVHEAIGHTVEADFVLSGSVAQGKIGHRVGSDLVTLCDSGYSEYYEGAGGSIPVDDEGVIPTNTMIIKNGILSSYLHNRETAERFGVAPTGSARAWEYGDVPLIRMRNTFLVPGESSLDEMIANTKDGYYLDGAKNGQADATGEFMFAVQKAYRIQNGKITELLKGVTVSGLAFDVLQNVDMVSKEFKWDLGSGHCGKGQPAKVDAGGPYVRTKVLLGGK from the coding sequence ATGCGGAACCTATTAAAAGAATGTTTGGCCGAAGAGTCCGGATTTGTCGAACTAAGATACCATCATAAAGAAAGTCGTTCCTTTCATGCAGAAAGAGGCAGAGTAGAATCCACTGCCTTACGCAAAAGAACCGGTGTAGGTGTTCGTGTTTTAGAAGCGGGAACTTGGGGTTTTGCCTCCACAAGCGAAATCTCAAAATCCTCCATCCAAAATGCCATCCAGGTAGCAAAAAAAGCCGCTCGCCTATCCTCTGCTTTGCGAAAAGATAAAATCCCCCATTTGCCCAAGGCCAATTTTGCCGTTGGTGATTTTATAGGAAAAGGTATCGAAGACTTTCGTAACCGAACCGTTGAAGAAAAATTAAAACTCGTCCTCGACATCCAAAATGCTGCCACCAAACAATCCACAAAACTCCAATCCGTGGGTTGCGGGTATTCTGAAATTTATGAAGAGAAAGCCATTGTGACTACAGATGGAGCCGACAGCTTTTTTAGTATGGTAAGGCCCGAATTTCGAGTGTCTGCCGTTGCCAAAGAAGATGGAAAAATGGAATCGGGTTCTCATTCGATTGGTGTGACTGGCGGTTGGGACTGCCTCTTTCGTTCCCAATCTCCTACAGAAATTTCTGACGAAGCCTGTAAAACTGCTGTGGATCTACTTTCCAGTTCTCTCCCCGACGGCGGCCTCTCCACTGTGATTTTATCCCCGTCGATTGTGGGCCTTCTCGTTCACGAAGCCATTGGTCATACCGTAGAGGCAGACTTTGTTCTCTCAGGTTCTGTGGCTCAAGGAAAAATTGGACATAGGGTTGGTTCCGACTTAGTTACGTTATGTGACTCTGGGTATTCTGAATATTACGAAGGAGCCGGTGGTTCCATCCCTGTGGATGATGAAGGAGTGATTCCTACAAACACTATGATCATTAAAAATGGAATTTTATCCTCTTACCTCCACAACCGCGAAACTGCAGAACGATTTGGTGTGGCACCTACGGGTTCGGCAAGGGCTTGGGAATATGGTGATGTTCCACTAATTCGTATGCGAAATACATTTCTTGTGCCAGGGGAATCTAGTTTGGATGAAATGATTGCTAACACCAAAGACGGATACTATTTGGATGGTGCCAAAAACGGCCAAGCAGATGCGACTGGTGAATTTATGTTTGCCGTTCAAAAAGCCTACCGCATCCAAAATGGAAAAATCACAGAACTTCTGAAAGGTGTGACTGTGTCTGGCCTTGCCTTTGATGTATTACAAAATGTAGATATGGTTTCCAAAGAATTCAAATGGGATTTGGGTTCAGGGCATTGTGGGAAAGGGCAACCAGCCAAAGTAGATGCCGGTGGCCCGTATGTTCGCACAAAAGTATTGTTAGGTGGTAAATAA
- a CDS encoding YheT family hydrolase, translated as MTSSNREFKPRRFLEGRHLQTVYNVLFPPDNSLEDEYYSESILIPTNDGSGDLLWLEHNPPLSQVRKNASKWNGHYLFLIHGMEGSSESHYMVSVGKEALNRGYGVIRMNLRNCGRGLGIAKKPYNAGQSEDLDVVLKYIYKHFSRSIFVSGFSLSANMVIKFFGEKREHYSKAFSATSPPLDLKRSCDFIDSRAGNFYRDHFLDTMKEKVTSGVYEISDKMKERVLRSKSFFDFDDFFTAPISGYANVLEYYNICSSVKYLGGIKVPGLIVHAEDDPVVPSEVWHEIRWKSYPLLQTVLTEKGGHVGFISDPSPDNPEGRWLPRILLDFFDSQIKS; from the coding sequence TTGACGTCGTCTAACAGAGAATTCAAACCAAGAAGATTTTTAGAAGGTAGACATTTACAAACTGTCTACAACGTACTTTTTCCTCCAGACAATTCGCTTGAGGATGAGTATTATTCCGAGAGTATCCTCATTCCCACAAACGATGGGTCTGGGGATCTCCTTTGGTTAGAACACAATCCTCCTCTCTCCCAAGTGCGAAAAAATGCCTCCAAGTGGAACGGACATTATTTATTTCTCATTCATGGAATGGAAGGCAGTTCGGAATCCCACTATATGGTCAGTGTGGGCAAAGAAGCACTAAACCGTGGTTATGGTGTAATTCGAATGAATTTGCGCAATTGTGGTCGAGGCCTTGGAATTGCCAAAAAACCCTATAATGCCGGCCAATCGGAAGATTTGGATGTTGTCTTAAAATACATATATAAACACTTTTCGAGATCCATATTTGTTTCTGGATTTTCATTGTCTGCCAATATGGTGATCAAATTTTTTGGAGAAAAAAGGGAACATTATTCAAAAGCTTTTTCGGCAACATCCCCTCCTTTGGATTTAAAACGAAGTTGTGACTTTATTGATTCTCGTGCTGGAAATTTTTACCGGGATCATTTTTTGGATACCATGAAAGAAAAGGTAACCTCAGGGGTTTATGAAATCTCTGATAAAATGAAAGAAAGAGTTTTACGTAGTAAATCTTTTTTTGATTTCGATGATTTTTTTACCGCACCAATCTCTGGTTATGCGAATGTGTTGGAATACTATAACATTTGTTCGAGTGTTAAATATTTAGGTGGGATCAAGGTTCCAGGCCTAATTGTACATGCAGAAGATGATCCAGTGGTTCCTTCCGAAGTTTGGCACGAAATTCGTTGGAAGTCCTATCCCCTATTACAAACCGTTCTTACGGAAAAAGGGGGACATGTAGGATTTATCAGTGATCCCTCTCCAGACAATCCAGAAGGAAGATGGCTTCCTCGTATCCTTCTGGATTTTTTTGATTCTCAGATCAAATCGTAA
- a CDS encoding ClpP family protease, protein MPEEETPEKEITETIQDLISDKNMGKKFLEKRKIFLWGPVTDESSKELTAKLMYLEMVDPGKPITFYINSPGGVVTSGLVVYDTMQMISSPVHTVCMGMAASMGSILLIGGKKGNRYIWPNGRVMIHQPSIGGQIQAPATDLLIHAQDIVKTKEKLNQMLAEACGKTYEQLVEDTDRDYYMDADQALAYGIVDKIVNKIDVV, encoded by the coding sequence ATGCCAGAAGAAGAAACACCAGAAAAAGAAATCACCGAAACCATCCAAGATCTCATTAGCGACAAAAACATGGGTAAGAAATTCCTGGAAAAACGGAAAATCTTTCTCTGGGGTCCTGTGACTGACGAATCCTCTAAGGAACTCACAGCCAAACTTATGTATTTGGAAATGGTAGATCCTGGAAAACCAATTACGTTTTATATCAATAGCCCCGGTGGTGTTGTCACCTCTGGACTTGTCGTTTATGACACCATGCAGATGATTTCCTCACCGGTGCATACAGTATGTATGGGAATGGCAGCCTCTATGGGTTCGATTCTTCTCATTGGAGGGAAAAAAGGGAATCGTTATATTTGGCCGAATGGTCGAGTGATGATCCACCAACCTTCCATTGGAGGACAAATCCAAGCTCCTGCTACGGATTTACTCATCCATGCGCAAGACATTGTCAAAACCAAAGAAAAACTCAATCAAATGTTAGCTGAGGCTTGTGGCAAAACCTACGAACAATTGGTGGAAGACACTGATCGCGATTATTATATGGATGCCGACCAAGCTCTAGCTTACGGGATTGTAGATAAGATCGTAAACAAAATTGACGTCGTCTAA
- a CDS encoding FtsB family cell division protein yields the protein MTPTKASLLVTYICAGLYLGLLSESGIAERMRLEKELQNLNAEVERLVVENQGLEEKERRLKNDAYALEQEARKYYLLSETAHVLKFEESISQTPEKPKVLPAALRTAGLSADWKEPPLFLLRFFFISFSVFLILGVYFKLKRLQPMSNHKRLN from the coding sequence ATGACACCAACCAAAGCCTCCCTACTCGTAACATATATTTGTGCTGGTCTCTACCTCGGACTTTTGTCCGAGTCTGGGATTGCAGAACGTATGCGCCTCGAGAAAGAGTTACAAAATCTCAATGCGGAAGTAGAGAGGCTTGTGGTCGAAAACCAAGGGTTGGAAGAAAAAGAACGCCGCCTTAAAAATGATGCTTATGCCTTAGAACAGGAAGCAAGGAAGTACTACCTACTTTCTGAAACCGCACATGTATTGAAATTTGAAGAATCAATCTCGCAAACACCGGAAAAACCAAAGGTGCTTCCCGCCGCGCTACGCACAGCGGGTTTGAGTGCGGATTGGAAAGAACCACCGCTCTTTTTATTACGTTTCTTTTTTATTTCTTTCAGTGTTTTCCTGATTCTAGGCGTTTACTTCAAGCTGAAACGCTTGCAACCTATGTCTAATCACAAAAGACTGAATTAA
- the eno gene encoding phosphopyruvate hydratase gives MSQKDSIRSVKAREIMDSRGNPTVEVDVTLEDGSFGRAAVPSGASTGEHEAVELRDGDKKRYSGKGVLKAVENVNSKISKSILGLSATNQLLIDGTMISLDGTANKSKLGANALLGVSMAVAKAAAAHTGLPLYRYIGGTFARELPVPMMNIINGGAHADNNIDFQEFMILPVSAPNFREALRMGAEVFHSLKSVLKGKGLNTAVGDEGGFAPNLTSNSEAIEVILTAIEKAGYKPDLDIKIGLDCAASEFYDEKKKKYVLKAEKKPEKTAEELVEYYSNLVSKYPIITMEDGLDENDWTGWKKLSEKLGKKIQLVGDDLFVTNIKKLAQGIEKGIGNSILIKVNQIGTLTETLSAIEMAKKAQYTAVVSHRSGETEDATISHIAVATNSGQIKTGSLSRTDRIAKYNELLRIEEELGKNATYSGVNTFYNLR, from the coding sequence ATGTCCCAAAAAGATAGCATTCGTTCCGTCAAAGCCCGTGAAATCATGGATTCCAGAGGAAATCCAACCGTTGAAGTGGATGTCACACTAGAAGACGGTTCCTTTGGTCGTGCGGCGGTTCCCTCTGGTGCGTCAACTGGTGAACACGAAGCCGTAGAACTTCGTGACGGTGATAAAAAAAGATACTCCGGAAAAGGTGTACTCAAAGCCGTAGAAAATGTAAATTCTAAAATCTCTAAATCCATCTTAGGCCTTTCGGCAACCAACCAACTCCTCATTGACGGAACTATGATTTCCCTAGATGGAACAGCCAATAAATCTAAGTTAGGCGCCAATGCACTTCTTGGGGTTTCTATGGCTGTGGCAAAAGCGGCCGCTGCACATACAGGCCTTCCATTATACCGTTATATCGGTGGAACCTTTGCTCGTGAACTTCCGGTGCCTATGATGAATATCATCAATGGTGGTGCGCACGCAGATAACAATATCGACTTCCAAGAATTTATGATCCTTCCTGTATCGGCTCCCAACTTCCGCGAAGCCCTTCGTATGGGTGCAGAAGTATTCCATAGTTTGAAGTCCGTTCTGAAAGGGAAAGGTCTGAATACTGCTGTGGGTGACGAAGGTGGATTTGCACCAAACCTAACAAGTAATAGCGAAGCCATTGAGGTGATCCTCACTGCCATTGAAAAGGCTGGATACAAACCAGACCTGGACATCAAAATTGGTTTGGACTGTGCCGCTTCTGAGTTCTACGATGAGAAGAAAAAGAAATACGTTCTCAAAGCAGAGAAAAAACCTGAAAAGACTGCGGAAGAACTAGTAGAATACTACTCAAATTTAGTGTCCAAGTATCCGATCATTACCATGGAAGACGGCCTAGATGAAAACGATTGGACAGGCTGGAAAAAACTTTCCGAAAAACTGGGGAAAAAGATCCAACTTGTGGGGGATGATTTGTTCGTAACCAATATCAAAAAACTCGCACAAGGGATCGAAAAAGGAATTGGTAATTCCATTCTCATCAAAGTAAACCAAATCGGAACTCTTACGGAAACCCTCAGTGCCATTGAAATGGCCAAAAAAGCTCAGTACACTGCCGTTGTGTCTCATAGATCTGGGGAAACGGAAGATGCGACCATTTCCCATATTGCTGTGGCAACAAACTCCGGTCAGATCAAAACAGGATCACTCAGCCGAACGGACCGAATTGCAAAATACAACGAACTCCTTCGTATCGAAGAAGAACTCGGTAAAAATGCCACTTATAGCGGAGTAAATACTTTTTACAACCTAAGGTAA
- the lepA gene encoding translation elongation factor 4 — protein MNERQKFTRNFSIIAHVDHGKSTLADRLLEIGLVTDQRTKKDQILDSMDIERERGITIKANNASFDYHAKDGNIYHLNLIDTPGHVDFTYEVSRSLAACEGVLLIVDASQGVEAQTLANLYLAMDLDLRIIPVINKIDLPSADIDKCKLMIEESLGLNPDEAIPISAKTGLNVQDVLEAICYLLPPPVGDVDAPLKALIYDSFFDTYMGVVAKVRLYDGKLRKGEMIHMMNIGRQFTVTEVGINRLSMVSCEELQAGDVGYVVAGMKKMGDAKTGDTITHANRQTAEDVKGFKDAKPMVFAGLFPINGEDFDALVDAIEKLKLNDSALTFERENSAALGFGFRVGYLGLLHMEIVQERLEREFNLALITTAPSVKFRITTTKDDVIEVDNPSKWPDPILIGKSEEPFVKATIIAPESYVGNIMSLVIEKRGIHMDTVYLSKDKLQLTYELPLAELIFEFYDKLKSYTKGYASLDYEEVGYRDSKLVRMDILVNGEPVDALSSIVHKSKAEERGRVIIEKLKDLIPRHQFMIPLQAAIGSKVVARESISALRKNVTAKCYGGDISRKKKLLEKQKEGKKRMKQIGNVEIPQEAFLSILKTGD, from the coding sequence GTGAACGAACGCCAAAAATTCACCCGCAATTTTTCCATCATCGCCCATGTCGACCATGGAAAATCCACTCTGGCGGATCGTTTGCTTGAGATTGGCCTTGTCACAGACCAAAGGACAAAAAAAGACCAAATCCTCGATTCCATGGACATCGAAAGAGAACGTGGGATCACCATCAAGGCGAACAATGCGTCCTTCGATTACCATGCCAAAGATGGAAATATTTATCATTTAAATTTAATTGATACCCCGGGCCACGTGGACTTTACGTACGAAGTGTCTCGTTCCCTTGCTGCCTGCGAAGGGGTTCTTCTCATTGTGGATGCAAGCCAAGGGGTGGAAGCCCAAACTTTGGCCAATTTGTATTTGGCAATGGATCTTGATCTTCGCATAATTCCCGTTATTAACAAAATCGATCTTCCTTCTGCTGATATTGACAAATGTAAATTGATGATTGAAGAATCATTAGGATTAAATCCTGATGAAGCCATTCCGATTTCAGCCAAAACCGGGCTCAATGTACAAGATGTTTTAGAGGCTATTTGTTATTTGCTTCCACCACCGGTTGGGGATGTGGATGCTCCTCTCAAAGCACTGATTTACGATTCCTTCTTTGATACGTATATGGGTGTGGTTGCCAAAGTGCGTTTGTATGACGGTAAACTTCGCAAAGGCGAAATGATCCATATGATGAACATTGGGCGCCAATTTACGGTGACCGAAGTCGGGATCAATCGTCTCTCCATGGTATCTTGTGAAGAACTCCAAGCGGGTGACGTAGGTTATGTGGTCGCTGGGATGAAAAAGATGGGAGATGCCAAAACAGGGGACACCATCACCCATGCCAATAGACAAACTGCAGAAGATGTAAAAGGATTTAAAGATGCAAAACCAATGGTATTTGCTGGACTTTTCCCGATTAACGGGGAAGACTTTGATGCCCTTGTGGATGCCATCGAAAAACTAAAGTTAAACGATTCTGCCCTTACCTTTGAAAGAGAAAATTCTGCTGCCTTAGGATTTGGATTTCGAGTAGGGTATCTCGGACTTCTTCATATGGAGATTGTCCAAGAACGTTTGGAAAGAGAATTTAATTTAGCCCTGATCACAACGGCTCCGTCCGTTAAATTTCGAATCACAACAACGAAAGACGATGTGATCGAAGTGGATAACCCTAGCAAATGGCCAGATCCCATACTAATTGGGAAATCAGAAGAACCTTTTGTCAAAGCAACCATCATTGCTCCTGAATCGTACGTCGGAAATATCATGTCCCTTGTGATTGAAAAACGAGGGATCCATATGGATACGGTTTATCTCTCCAAAGACAAACTCCAACTCACATACGAACTTCCGTTAGCTGAGCTAATTTTCGAGTTTTATGACAAACTCAAATCCTATACCAAAGGGTATGCTTCCTTGGATTACGAAGAAGTGGGTTATAGAGATTCCAAACTGGTTCGAATGGACATCCTTGTGAATGGGGAACCGGTGGATGCACTCTCCTCAATTGTTCACAAATCCAAAGCGGAAGAGCGGGGACGGGTCATCATTGAAAAATTAAAAGACCTGATCCCTCGCCATCAATTTATGATTCCACTCCAAGCAGCCATCGGTTCCAAGGTGGTGGCTCGGGAAAGTATTTCTGCCCTTCGTAAAAACGTAACAGCAAAATGTTACGGTGGAGACATTTCACGTAAGAAAAAACTCCTAGAGAAACAAAAAGAAGGAAAAAAACGGATGAAACAAATTGGAAATGTTGAAATTCCGCAGGAAGCCTTCCTATCCATTTTGAAAACTGGGGACTAG
- a CDS encoding glycosyltransferase family 2 protein — MISLETPLVSIIIPTYNRKAIVDRAIQSVINQTYPHWELHIVDDGSTDDTWKDLLSKLPRWKGKLSSFGRNQKSIQVHQTEHRGVSEARNFGIQKTNAEWIAFLDSDDEWYPEKLSKQIEFHKSNPEFFFSQTREVWNKKGNLMEPKGKYRKRSGWFLKESLELCMVTSSSFLAHKPTLETIGGFRTELPICEDYDLWNRILLAGYPIGLLEENLMVRYGGHEDQLSNQYLALERFRLYSLLLTKEELRENGKWDLLEPLTKSLFQTAIKSRLDTILKGRIKRGKDSEWIENLLTDFLSEKPIPKKDLSSLLVDSLF, encoded by the coding sequence ATGATCTCCCTTGAAACACCGCTTGTTTCCATCATTATCCCAACCTATAACCGAAAGGCAATTGTAGACAGGGCAATACAATCCGTAATCAACCAAACCTATCCCCATTGGGAACTGCATATCGTAGATGATGGATCTACAGATGATACATGGAAGGATCTACTTTCCAAATTACCTCGGTGGAAAGGGAAACTATCTTCCTTTGGTAGAAATCAGAAATCCATCCAAGTCCACCAAACAGAACATAGAGGAGTGAGTGAGGCAAGAAACTTTGGAATTCAAAAAACAAATGCAGAGTGGATTGCCTTTTTAGATTCGGATGACGAATGGTATCCAGAGAAACTTTCCAAACAAATAGAATTTCATAAATCAAATCCTGAATTTTTCTTTTCTCAAACGAGAGAGGTCTGGAACAAAAAAGGGAATTTAATGGAACCAAAAGGAAAATACAGGAAACGTTCTGGATGGTTTTTAAAAGAATCCTTAGAACTTTGTATGGTGACCTCTTCCAGTTTTTTGGCGCATAAACCAACATTGGAAACTATTGGGGGATTTCGCACCGAACTACCCATATGCGAAGATTATGATTTATGGAACCGAATCCTTTTAGCTGGATATCCCATAGGGTTACTCGAAGAAAATCTTATGGTTCGTTACGGAGGTCATGAAGACCAACTCTCAAACCAATATCTTGCTTTAGAGAGATTTCGATTGTATTCTCTTTTATTAACGAAAGAAGAATTGCGTGAAAATGGGAAATGGGATTTGTTAGAACCACTAACAAAATCTCTTTTTCAAACTGCCATCAAGTCTCGTCTGGATACGATCCTCAAAGGTCGTATCAAACGCGGAAAAGATTCAGAATGGATCGAGAATTTACTTACCGATTTTTTATCAGAAAAACCAATTCCAAAAAAGGATTTATCCTCTTTGTTAGTTGACTCTCTATTTTAA
- a CDS encoding succinate dehydrogenase/fumarate reductase iron-sulfur subunit yields the protein MKLHLKVWRQKDKNDKGRMVSYEANNISEHMSFLEMLDVVNDGLIKKGDDPIAFDHDCREGICGSCSMVINGVPHGPEKGTTTCQLHMRKFKDGDTVYIEPWRAKAFPVTKDLIVDRSAFDRIIQAGGYVSVNTGGAPDGNALPIPKVDADLAMDAATCIGCGACVAACKNASAMLFVSAKVSHLALLPQGVVEKKERVRKMVSAMDKEGFGNCTNQYECEAACPKEISVNFITRLNREYISS from the coding sequence ATGAAGTTACACCTTAAAGTTTGGCGACAAAAAGATAAAAACGATAAAGGTCGCATGGTGAGTTATGAAGCAAACAATATCAGCGAACATATGTCTTTCCTTGAGATGTTGGATGTTGTTAACGATGGCTTAATCAAAAAAGGTGATGATCCAATTGCCTTTGACCATGACTGTCGCGAGGGAATTTGTGGGTCTTGTTCTATGGTGATCAACGGGGTTCCTCATGGTCCAGAAAAAGGAACTACCACTTGCCAATTGCATATGCGTAAGTTCAAAGATGGAGACACAGTTTACATTGAACCTTGGAGAGCCAAAGCTTTCCCTGTGACAAAAGATTTAATTGTGGATCGTTCTGCTTTTGATCGTATCATCCAAGCTGGTGGGTATGTATCCGTCAATACAGGGGGAGCTCCCGATGGAAATGCACTCCCGATTCCAAAGGTAGATGCTGACCTAGCGATGGATGCAGCAACTTGTATTGGATGCGGGGCTTGTGTGGCTGCATGTAAAAATGCATCGGCAATGCTTTTTGTTTCTGCAAAAGTTTCTCACTTAGCCCTCCTTCCACAAGGTGTGGTCGAAAAGAAAGAACGTGTTCGTAAAATGGTAAGTGCAATGGACAAAGAAGGATTTGGAAATTGTACAAACCAATACGAATGTGAAGCAGCTTGCCCGAAAGAAATTTCGGTAAACTTCATCACAAGATTAAATAGAGAGTATATCTCTAGCTAA
- a CDS encoding fumarate reductase/succinate dehydrogenase flavoprotein subunit encodes MKLDAKIPSGPLEQKWDKHKQDIKLVNPANKRKYKVIIVGTGLAGASAAATLSELGYQVSVFCFQDSPRRAHSIAAQGGINAAKNYQNDGDSVYRLFYDTVKGGDFRAREANVYRLAHESTNIIDQCVAQGVPFAREYGGTLSNRSFGGAQVSRTFYAKGQTGQQLLLGAYSALEKQISRGAVKMYPRTEMLELVLVDGHAKGIVVRDLVTGEISSHSGDAVILASGGYGNVFYLSTNAKGSNVTATYRAYKKGAGFANPCYTQIHPTCIPQAGDYQSKLTLMSESLRNDGRVWVPKKKDDLRAPHEIPEDERDYYLERKYPSYGNLAPRDISSRSAKEACDNGLGVGPKVGDKRLGVYLDFSDSIKRLGEPVVADRYDNLFQMYERITGENPYKVPMRIYPAVHYTMGGLWVDYNLMSNIPGLHVLGEANFSDHGANRLGASALMQGLADGYFVIPYTIGDYFAKEGHKNISTDRPEFKEAEARVREMTNKLLAINGKKTPDDFHRALGKIMWDQCGMARNEKGLKDALQRIPELREEFWKNVKVSGSGSELNQELEKAGRVADFLEFGELMCLDALKREESCGGHFREEHQTEDGEAKRNDEKFCHVTAWEYKGEGKAPEEHREKLEYENIHLAVRSYK; translated from the coding sequence ATGAAATTAGACGCAAAAATTCCATCGGGCCCATTGGAACAAAAATGGGACAAACACAAACAAGACATCAAACTTGTAAACCCGGCTAACAAACGTAAATACAAAGTCATCATAGTGGGAACAGGACTTGCTGGAGCTTCTGCTGCTGCCACACTCTCAGAACTTGGATACCAAGTATCTGTTTTTTGTTTCCAAGACAGTCCAAGACGAGCGCACTCCATTGCTGCCCAAGGTGGTATCAATGCGGCAAAAAACTACCAAAACGACGGTGACTCCGTTTATCGTTTGTTTTACGATACTGTAAAAGGTGGGGATTTTCGTGCGAGAGAAGCTAACGTATACCGTTTGGCTCATGAATCCACAAACATCATTGACCAGTGTGTGGCACAAGGAGTTCCTTTTGCTCGTGAGTATGGTGGAACCCTATCCAACCGTTCTTTTGGTGGAGCGCAAGTATCCCGTACTTTTTACGCAAAAGGACAAACCGGGCAACAGTTGTTACTTGGTGCCTACTCGGCTCTAGAAAAACAAATCTCTCGTGGTGCAGTCAAAATGTATCCAAGAACAGAGATGTTAGAACTGGTTCTAGTAGATGGACATGCCAAAGGAATCGTGGTTCGTGATCTAGTGACTGGAGAGATTTCTTCTCATTCCGGTGACGCGGTCATTTTAGCATCTGGTGGATACGGAAACGTATTTTACCTTTCTACCAATGCAAAAGGATCAAACGTAACTGCTACTTACCGAGCTTACAAAAAAGGTGCTGGTTTTGCAAACCCTTGTTATACGCAAATCCACCCTACTTGTATCCCTCAAGCTGGTGATTACCAATCCAAACTTACTCTTATGTCTGAATCTCTCCGTAACGACGGACGGGTTTGGGTACCTAAGAAAAAAGATGACCTTCGTGCTCCTCATGAAATTCCAGAAGACGAAAGAGATTATTACCTCGAAAGAAAATACCCTTCTTACGGAAACTTAGCTCCTCGCGACATCTCTTCCCGTTCTGCAAAGGAAGCTTGTGACAATGGTCTTGGTGTGGGTCCAAAAGTCGGTGACAAACGACTTGGTGTTTACCTAGATTTTTCTGATTCCATCAAACGATTGGGTGAACCTGTGGTGGCTGACCGTTATGACAACCTCTTCCAAATGTATGAACGCATTACGGGAGAAAACCCATACAAAGTGCCAATGCGGATTTACCCTGCGGTTCACTACACTATGGGTGGGCTTTGGGTGGATTACAATTTAATGTCTAACATTCCTGGCCTTCACGTTCTAGGAGAAGCAAACTTCTCTGACCACGGTGCCAACAGACTTGGAGCATCCGCTCTTATGCAAGGTCTCGCTGATGGATACTTTGTGATACCTTATACCATTGGTGATTATTTTGCCAAAGAAGGTCATAAAAATATCTCTACAGACAGACCGGAATTCAAAGAAGCAGAAGCCCGCGTTCGTGAGATGACTAATAAATTATTAGCAATCAACGGTAAAAAAACTCCAGACGATTTCCATAGAGCTCTTGGTAAAATCATGTGGGATCAGTGTGGTATGGCTCGTAATGAAAAAGGCCTAAAAGACGCACTCCAAAGAATCCCTGAACTCCGTGAGGAATTCTGGAAAAACGTAAAAGTCTCTGGTTCTGGTTCGGAACTCAATCAAGAGTTGGAAAAAGCCGGTCGCGTAGCCGACTTCTTAGAGTTTGGCGAGTTAATGTGTTTAGATGCACTCAAACGCGAAGAATCTTGCGGCGGTCACTTCCGCGAGGAACACCAAACAGAAGATGGCGAAGCAAAACGTAATGATGAAAAATTCTGTCACGTAACTGCTTGGGAATATAAGGGTGAAGGAAAAGCTCCAGAAGAACACCGCGAAAAACTCGAGTATGAAAACATCCACCTAGCCGTAAGGAGCTACAAATAA